In Comamonas sp. lk, the following proteins share a genomic window:
- a CDS encoding XRE family transcriptional regulator, with amino-acid sequence MLDKTSHKLIGFRVKAAREAKGWTQDQLTEGLGLNDRQSVSDIENGKRMLRAEEMLALTDLLDRDIEFFIDPFAVAGEAQFNWRADPGVSEDSLDGFELKAGQWIGLLRWLREQRDSRASVLKRALRLSTQSSYEDAQERAESLAAELDLGVIPAETLIDKVERELDIPVLFVDTVETADGKSISGATCHLEEMGVILINRNESEARRFFDLAHELFHALTWDAMKPEHRESNSFEERTKGKRVEQLANSFAAALLMPRASLDKLIDKERVNDIAHLCEVAALLRVAPVALAWRLFNLKLIGDDTRQSLSQEKQRPSVSGPPKRFSASFVKMLHEALENGRLSARKAAKAIGIGLGGLTELFGQYDLPAPFEL; translated from the coding sequence ATGCTCGACAAGACCTCGCACAAGCTGATCGGCTTCCGCGTGAAGGCGGCGCGCGAGGCCAAGGGCTGGACGCAGGATCAGCTCACCGAAGGCCTCGGCCTGAACGACCGCCAGTCGGTTTCCGACATCGAAAACGGAAAGCGCATGCTGCGGGCGGAGGAGATGCTCGCCCTGACCGATCTGCTGGATCGGGACATCGAGTTCTTCATCGACCCCTTCGCCGTCGCGGGCGAGGCGCAATTCAACTGGCGAGCCGATCCCGGCGTGTCGGAGGACAGCCTGGACGGCTTCGAACTGAAGGCTGGCCAATGGATCGGGCTGCTGCGCTGGCTGCGCGAACAGCGCGACAGCCGGGCCAGCGTGCTCAAGCGCGCCCTGCGCCTGTCCACCCAGTCGTCCTACGAGGATGCGCAGGAGCGCGCGGAAAGCCTGGCAGCAGAGCTCGACCTGGGCGTCATTCCTGCCGAGACCCTGATCGACAAGGTCGAGCGCGAACTGGACATTCCGGTGCTGTTCGTGGACACGGTCGAGACTGCAGACGGCAAGTCGATCTCCGGTGCGACCTGCCATCTGGAGGAGATGGGCGTCATCCTCATCAACCGCAACGAAAGCGAGGCTCGGCGCTTCTTCGATCTCGCCCACGAACTTTTCCACGCGCTGACGTGGGATGCGATGAAGCCCGAGCATCGGGAGTCGAACTCCTTCGAGGAGCGCACCAAGGGCAAACGCGTCGAGCAGCTAGCCAACAGCTTCGCGGCTGCGCTGCTGATGCCGCGTGCCTCGCTCGACAAACTCATCGACAAGGAACGCGTCAACGACATCGCGCATCTGTGCGAGGTCGCGGCCTTGCTGCGGGTCGCGCCCGTGGCGCTGGCGTGGCGGCTGTTCAACCTCAAGCTCATCGGTGACGACACTCGGCAAAGCCTCTCTCAAGAGAAGCAGCGGCCCTCCGTGTCCGGGCCACCCAAGCGGTTCTCTGCGTCCTTCGTGAAGATGCTTCACGAGGCGCTGGAGAACGGACGGCTTTCGGCGCGCAAGGCCGCCAAAGCCATCGGCATTGGCCTTGGCGGACTGACCGAACTGTTCGGCCAGTACGACCTGCCCGCTCCGTTCGAGCTTTGA
- a CDS encoding DNA-binding protein produces the protein MQNEVPSIQSSRYPNRPKPDGATRIALDENELAIRWGLSVKTLRRWRQEQLGPVFCKLGARVTYLISEIEAFERRVSRHSTFTRVYQ, from the coding sequence ATGCAAAACGAAGTCCCTTCCATTCAATCCAGCCGGTATCCCAACCGGCCCAAACCGGACGGTGCCACGCGCATCGCCCTTGACGAAAACGAACTGGCCATCCGCTGGGGACTTTCCGTCAAGACCCTGCGCCGCTGGCGGCAGGAACAGCTCGGCCCGGTCTTCTGCAAGCTCGGTGCCCGCGTCACCTACCTGATCTCCGAGATCGAAGCCTTCGAGCGTCGCGTTTCGCGGCACTCGACCTTCACTCGCGTGTACCAGTGA
- a CDS encoding ATP-binding protein, with amino-acid sequence MKMLPIVSAVERMAERKGVKLLMLGKSGIGKTTRLKDLDPATTLFLDIEAGDLAVADWPGDTIRPDSWPESRDFFVFLAGPDKSLPPESAFSQAHYDHVIEKFGDPAQLDRYQTFFLDSITQLSRQCFAWCKTQPGAVSDRSGKPDLRAAYGLLGQEMISALTHLQHARGKNVVFVAILDERLDDYNRKVFVPQIEGSKTSLELPGIVDEVVTLAEIKAEDGSTYRAFVTHTVNPYGFPAKDRSGRLDLLEPPHLGALIAKCAGASAAPTASTAPAQTESQE; translated from the coding sequence ATGAAAATGCTCCCCATTGTGTCCGCCGTCGAGCGGATGGCCGAGCGCAAGGGCGTGAAGTTGCTGATGCTGGGCAAGTCCGGCATCGGCAAGACCACGCGACTCAAAGACCTCGACCCTGCCACCACGCTGTTCCTCGACATCGAGGCCGGTGACTTGGCGGTGGCCGACTGGCCGGGTGACACCATCCGTCCGGACTCGTGGCCAGAGAGCCGCGACTTCTTCGTGTTCCTTGCGGGCCCGGACAAGTCGCTGCCGCCGGAGAGCGCCTTCTCGCAGGCGCACTACGACCACGTCATCGAGAAGTTTGGCGACCCGGCGCAACTCGACCGCTACCAAACCTTCTTCCTCGACTCGATCACCCAGCTGTCCCGCCAGTGCTTCGCGTGGTGCAAGACGCAGCCGGGTGCCGTCAGCGACCGCTCCGGTAAGCCCGACCTGCGCGCGGCCTATGGCCTGCTCGGCCAGGAAATGATCAGCGCATTGACCCACTTGCAGCACGCACGCGGCAAGAACGTGGTGTTCGTGGCGATCCTCGACGAACGCCTCGATGACTACAACCGCAAGGTGTTCGTCCCGCAGATCGAAGGCAGCAAAACCAGCCTGGAGCTGCCCGGCATCGTGGATGAGGTCGTGACGCTGGCCGAGATCAAGGCCGAGGACGGCAGTACCTACCGCGCCTTCGTCACCCACACCGTCAACCCCTACGGCTTTCCGGCCAAAGACCGCAGCGGTCGTCTCGACCTGCTGGAGCCGCCGCATCTCGGCGCGCTCATCGCCAAGTGCGCGGGCGCATCCGCCGCGCCCACCGCCTCGACCGCCCCCGCACAAACCGAATCTCAGGAGTAA
- a CDS encoding P63C domain-containing protein — MNASILTASHYGVVRFGDLQCEAVVLNGGERGYVRRQLMKLLGFAERQRGDRFAGFLREIAPNSLSSLNKQEATILLPSGQKAQFFPAGIIADVASAVVNAAIDGTLHKARRGIVPNCMKIMRALATTGEVALIDEATGYQHHRAPDALQELISKLLRQSCASWERRFHPDYYRAIYRLFGWKYQGHDQNPPHVVGQITLRWVYGPVLPEDLLGEIRNRKGISQKHHQWLSDQGLAHLESQIHAVTAIARSSMSYPDFKRRCEAAFAGAALQLGLLLDELEEGA; from the coding sequence ATGAATGCATCCATCCTCACTGCCAGCCACTACGGCGTTGTGCGATTCGGCGACCTGCAATGCGAGGCCGTCGTCCTGAATGGCGGCGAGCGCGGCTATGTCCGTCGCCAGCTCATGAAGTTGCTGGGTTTTGCCGAGCGCCAAAGGGGTGACCGTTTTGCCGGTTTTCTGCGGGAAATCGCGCCTAACTCATTGTCATCATTGAATAAACAAGAGGCGACAATTCTGCTGCCGTCGGGCCAAAAGGCTCAGTTCTTCCCCGCCGGCATCATTGCCGACGTCGCATCGGCGGTCGTCAACGCCGCCATCGACGGCACGCTGCACAAAGCACGGCGGGGCATCGTCCCCAACTGCATGAAGATCATGCGGGCGCTGGCTACCACCGGCGAGGTCGCGCTGATCGACGAGGCCACTGGCTACCAGCACCACCGCGCACCGGATGCGCTGCAGGAGCTGATCTCCAAGTTGCTGCGCCAGTCCTGCGCATCGTGGGAGCGCCGTTTCCACCCGGACTACTACCGCGCCATCTATCGGTTGTTCGGCTGGAAGTACCAGGGCCACGACCAGAACCCTCCGCACGTCGTCGGCCAGATCACACTGCGCTGGGTCTACGGGCCGGTGCTGCCAGAAGACTTGCTGGGCGAGATCCGCAATCGCAAGGGCATCTCGCAGAAGCACCACCAGTGGCTGTCCGATCAGGGACTCGCGCATTTGGAATCGCAGATTCACGCGGTCACGGCGATTGCGCGCAGTTCGATGAGCTATCCCGACTTCAAGCGCCGCTGCGAGGCCGCCTTTGCTGGCGCTGCCCTGCAGTTGGGCCTGCTGCTCGATGAACTCGAGGAGGGGGCGTGA
- a CDS encoding DUF6511 domain-containing protein: MKCWVCKRQARGYGHTDNRHGVGDPRRYPIDWVFCSRRCQEAFHALYGNWQRAKEGRIDKMEVAMIDPSDVELAAMRHCLKAFGEAAGEIGFTKPLGDYSETEALRVIDAIVTCWSDAMVAHHEATKYPPVRGMTPAPDPLAPDVANPFADLEDDLPWEEPKGKKP; this comes from the coding sequence GTGAAATGCTGGGTCTGCAAACGACAGGCTCGGGGCTACGGCCACACCGACAACCGCCACGGTGTGGGCGATCCCCGGCGTTACCCCATCGACTGGGTGTTCTGTTCGCGTCGCTGCCAGGAGGCGTTTCACGCGCTGTACGGCAACTGGCAACGGGCCAAGGAAGGTCGCATCGACAAGATGGAGGTCGCCATGATCGATCCGTCTGATGTCGAACTGGCCGCAATGCGCCATTGCCTCAAAGCCTTCGGTGAGGCAGCGGGCGAGATCGGTTTCACCAAGCCGCTGGGCGACTACTCAGAAACCGAGGCCCTGCGGGTGATCGATGCCATCGTCACCTGCTGGTCGGACGCGATGGTCGCGCACCACGAGGCTACCAAGTACCCGCCGGTGCGGGGGATGACCCCTGCACCCGATCCGCTGGCACCCGACGTCGCCAATCCGTTCGCGGATCTGGAGGACGACCTGCCCTGGGAAGAGCCGAAGGGGAAGAAGCCATGA
- a CDS encoding phage/plasmid primase, P4 family — translation MTLDFNDVAPLPDPNRRTLSDAEREELRAELLARLESVLITLFPAGKKRRGKFLIGDVLGSPGDSLEVVLDGEKAGLWTDRATGDGGDIYALIAAHLGIDVLNDFPRVLDAAADLLGRSRSAPVRKASKKDVPVDELGPATAKWDYLDAQGHLIAVVYRYDPPGQKKQFRPWDAKRRKMAPPDPRPLYNQPGMTSAAQVVLVEGEKCAQALIDAGIVATTAMHGANAPVDKTDWSPLSGKAVLIWPDRDKPGWEYATQAAQAILSAGAKSCRVLYPPEEAAEGWDVADAIAEGFDVATFLTHGPRLQMHDVADDVDPVVSSDESVWGTEDALALSFTRRYHRDWRYVAGWGKWLVWDGQRWRTEDTLAATDLIRSVCRQTAVRADNPKVAAKLASAGTVGGVERLARADRRHAATTDEWDADPWLLNTPGGVVDLKTGRMRPHERADRMTKITTATPSGDCPTWRQFIDEVTGGDKELQSYLQRMVGYALTGSTQEHALFFLYGTGANGKSVFVNTLATILGDYATNAPMDTFMETRTDRHPTDMAGLRGARFVAAIETEQGKRWAESKLKNLTGGDKISARFMRQDFFEFFPQFKLFVAGNHKPAIRNIDEAMKRRLHLIPFTITVPPERRDKNLQQKLQAERDGILAWAVQGCLDWQRHGRLSPPQRVVDATEEYFEAEDALGRWLDERCVREANAKSLTAELFNDWKQWAEAAGEFVGAQRRFSDLLITRGLDKWRNGMGVRGFQGIGLKHPPTPAYTPYADD, via the coding sequence ATGACTCTCGACTTCAACGACGTCGCGCCACTGCCCGACCCCAACCGCCGCACCCTCAGCGATGCCGAACGCGAAGAACTGCGTGCTGAACTGCTCGCGCGTCTTGAATCCGTTCTGATCACCTTGTTTCCTGCGGGCAAGAAGCGCCGGGGCAAGTTCCTGATCGGCGACGTGCTGGGCAGTCCCGGCGACAGCCTCGAGGTGGTGCTCGATGGCGAGAAGGCCGGACTGTGGACGGATCGAGCCACTGGCGATGGCGGCGACATCTATGCACTGATCGCCGCGCACCTTGGTATCGACGTGCTGAACGACTTTCCGCGCGTGCTCGACGCCGCAGCCGATCTGCTCGGACGCTCGCGTTCCGCACCAGTACGCAAGGCCAGCAAGAAGGACGTGCCGGTCGACGAACTCGGCCCCGCCACCGCGAAGTGGGACTATCTCGACGCCCAAGGCCATCTCATCGCCGTTGTCTACCGCTATGACCCGCCCGGGCAGAAGAAGCAGTTCCGGCCCTGGGATGCCAAGCGGCGCAAGATGGCACCGCCCGACCCGCGTCCGCTCTACAACCAGCCAGGGATGACCAGTGCCGCGCAGGTGGTGCTGGTCGAGGGCGAGAAATGCGCGCAGGCCCTGATCGACGCGGGCATCGTGGCCACCACGGCAATGCACGGGGCGAACGCTCCGGTCGATAAAACCGACTGGTCGCCGCTGTCCGGCAAGGCTGTGCTGATCTGGCCCGACCGCGACAAACCGGGCTGGGAGTACGCCACGCAGGCGGCACAGGCGATCTTGTCGGCGGGAGCCAAATCCTGCCGCGTCCTCTATCCGCCCGAAGAAGCCGCCGAGGGCTGGGACGTGGCGGACGCCATCGCCGAGGGCTTCGATGTCGCCACCTTCCTCACCCACGGCCCACGTTTGCAGATGCACGACGTGGCCGATGACGTTGATCCGGTCGTCAGCAGCGACGAATCCGTCTGGGGTACGGAGGACGCGCTGGCGCTGTCCTTCACGCGCCGCTACCACCGCGACTGGCGCTACGTGGCTGGCTGGGGAAAGTGGCTGGTGTGGGACGGGCAACGCTGGCGCACCGAGGATACGCTGGCGGCCACGGACTTGATCCGTAGCGTCTGCCGCCAGACGGCTGTGCGCGCCGACAACCCCAAGGTTGCTGCCAAATTGGCCAGCGCAGGAACGGTCGGCGGTGTGGAACGCCTGGCGCGCGCTGACCGCAGGCACGCGGCCACCACCGACGAATGGGATGCAGATCCGTGGCTGCTCAACACGCCAGGCGGTGTGGTCGATCTCAAGACAGGCCGGATGCGCCCGCACGAGCGCGCCGACCGGATGACCAAGATCACCACAGCCACGCCCAGCGGCGACTGCCCGACCTGGAGGCAGTTCATCGACGAGGTCACTGGTGGCGACAAGGAGCTGCAGTCCTACCTGCAACGGATGGTCGGTTACGCGCTGACCGGGTCGACGCAAGAGCACGCGCTGTTTTTCCTGTACGGCACAGGCGCTAACGGCAAGTCGGTGTTCGTCAACACGCTGGCCACCATCCTGGGTGATTACGCGACCAACGCGCCGATGGACACGTTCATGGAAACGCGCACCGACCGGCACCCGACCGATATGGCGGGACTGCGCGGCGCGCGCTTCGTGGCGGCCATCGAAACTGAACAGGGAAAACGTTGGGCCGAGTCCAAGCTCAAGAACCTCACCGGTGGCGACAAGATCTCAGCGCGCTTCATGCGCCAGGACTTCTTCGAGTTCTTCCCGCAGTTCAAGTTGTTCGTGGCGGGCAACCACAAGCCCGCCATTCGCAATATCGACGAGGCGATGAAACGCAGGCTGCACCTGATCCCTTTCACGATCACCGTGCCGCCCGAGCGCCGCGACAAGAACCTGCAACAGAAGCTCCAGGCCGAACGTGACGGCATCCTCGCGTGGGCCGTGCAGGGCTGTCTCGACTGGCAGCGCCACGGACGACTCTCTCCACCGCAGCGCGTGGTGGACGCCACCGAGGAGTATTTCGAAGCCGAGGACGCCCTGGGCCGCTGGCTCGATGAGCGCTGCGTGCGCGAGGCCAACGCTAAGTCGCTGACCGCCGAGTTGTTCAACGACTGGAAACAGTGGGCGGAAGCCGCTGGCGAGTTTGTCGGCGCACAACGCCGCTTTTCCGATCTGCTCATCACGCGCGGGTTGGACAAATGGCGCAACGGAATGGGCGTGCGCGGGTTTCAGGGCATTGGCCTCAAGCACCCACCGACCCCTGCCTACACCCCTTACGCGGACGACTGA
- a CDS encoding DUF6362 family protein, translated as MAEWTIEDVAARFEEAASTGRRLPPVRVQGYFNTWPVIVRKEWETFAADEHVYRPFPPTPDAIDRMLETMKWVQWLEIEQRHLVWMRAKRYGWRDITIRFACDRTTAWRRWQRALEIVAEKLNSEGIRAPSKIVGQAG; from the coding sequence ATGGCTGAATGGACGATTGAGGATGTGGCGGCCCGCTTCGAGGAGGCCGCCAGCACCGGACGACGCCTGCCCCCTGTGCGTGTGCAGGGCTACTTCAACACGTGGCCTGTCATCGTGCGCAAGGAGTGGGAGACGTTCGCAGCCGACGAGCACGTCTATCGACCGTTCCCACCGACACCCGACGCCATCGACCGGATGCTGGAGACGATGAAGTGGGTGCAGTGGTTGGAGATCGAGCAGCGCCACCTTGTGTGGATGCGCGCCAAGCGCTACGGCTGGCGAGACATCACGATCCGCTTTGCCTGCGACCGCACGACGGCGTGGCGTCGCTGGCAGCGGGCGCTGGAAATCGTGGCCGAGAAGCTCAACAGCGAAGGCATCCGTGCGCCTTCCAAAATCGTAGGCCAAGCAGGGTAA